The following proteins are co-located in the Bacillus pumilus genome:
- the gltX gene encoding glutamate--tRNA ligase: protein MGNEVRVRYAPSPTGHLHIGNARTALFNYLFARSQGGKFIIRIEDTDQKRNVEGGEESQLRHLQWLGIDWDESIDKDGGYGPYRQSERNDIYKKYYDELLEKDLAYKCYCTAEELEEEREAQIARSEMPRYSGKCSHLSKEEEDKLIAEGREPSIRFRVPKGEIIKFDDMVKGDISFETDGIGDFVIVKKDGTPTYNFAVAVDDHLMKMTHILRGEDHISNTPKQIMVFNAFGWDVPLFGHMTLIVNENRKKLSKRDESIIQFIEQYKNLGYLPEALFNFIALLGWSPVGEEELFTKEQFIDIFDVNRLSKSPALFDMHKLKWVNNQYVKALDLDQVVALTLPHLQKAGKVSEQLTEEENTWVRKLISLYHEQLSYGAEIVELTELFFKEQIEYNQEAREVLAEEQVPEVMASFAGQLERLESFTPDEIKAAIKAVQKETGHKGKKLFMPIRVAVTGQTHGPELPQSIELLGKETVLNRIKQI from the coding sequence ATGGGAAATGAAGTGCGTGTTCGTTATGCACCGAGTCCAACTGGTCATTTACATATTGGGAATGCTAGAACGGCTCTTTTCAACTATTTGTTCGCACGCAGCCAAGGCGGCAAATTTATTATTCGAATCGAAGATACGGATCAAAAGCGTAATGTAGAAGGCGGAGAAGAAAGCCAGCTTCGTCATTTGCAGTGGCTCGGCATTGATTGGGACGAGAGTATTGATAAAGATGGCGGCTACGGTCCTTACAGACAATCAGAGCGTAATGATATTTACAAAAAATATTATGACGAGCTGCTAGAAAAGGACTTGGCTTATAAGTGCTATTGTACGGCTGAAGAATTAGAAGAAGAACGAGAAGCACAAATCGCCCGCAGTGAAATGCCTCGATATTCTGGTAAATGCAGTCATTTATCAAAAGAAGAAGAGGACAAGCTCATTGCTGAAGGAAGAGAGCCAAGTATTCGCTTCCGTGTACCAAAGGGAGAAATCATCAAATTTGACGACATGGTCAAAGGTGATATTTCGTTTGAAACAGACGGCATCGGTGACTTTGTCATTGTGAAGAAAGATGGTACACCAACTTATAACTTCGCTGTAGCAGTGGATGATCATTTGATGAAAATGACTCACATTCTTCGCGGAGAGGACCACATTTCGAATACACCTAAACAAATCATGGTCTTCAATGCATTTGGCTGGGATGTTCCGCTGTTCGGACATATGACGTTGATTGTGAACGAGAACCGTAAGAAATTAAGTAAGCGAGATGAATCGATTATTCAATTCATTGAGCAATATAAGAACCTGGGCTATTTACCAGAAGCCCTGTTTAACTTCATTGCATTACTTGGATGGTCTCCAGTTGGCGAAGAAGAACTATTTACAAAAGAACAATTCATCGATATTTTCGATGTAAACCGACTTTCTAAGTCACCAGCTCTATTCGATATGCATAAACTAAAATGGGTGAATAACCAATACGTGAAAGCCCTTGATCTTGATCAAGTCGTTGCATTAACACTTCCACATCTTCAAAAGGCTGGCAAGGTAAGCGAACAACTGACGGAAGAAGAAAACACGTGGGTACGCAAACTCATTTCTCTATATCACGAACAATTGAGCTACGGAGCAGAAATTGTTGAGTTAACAGAGTTGTTCTTTAAGGAGCAAATTGAGTATAATCAAGAGGCGAGAGAAGTTCTAGCAGAAGAGCAAGTACCAGAAGTCATGGCCTCTTTTGCAGGTCAGCTAGAACGTCTTGAGTCTTTCACACCTGATGAAATCAAGGCTGCCATTAAAGCGGTACAAAAAGAAACAGGGCATAAAGGCAAGAAACTATTCATGCCAATTCGTGTGGCTGTCACAGGACAAACTCATGGCCCAGAACTTCCGCAAAGTATTGAGCTACTAGGTAAAGAAACGGTATTAAACCGCATTAAACAAATATAA
- the cysE gene encoding serine O-acetyltransferase codes for MFFKMLKEDIDTVFDQDPAARSYIEVVLTYSGLHAIWAHRIAHAFYKRKLYFLARIISQVSRFFTGVEIHPAATIGRRFFIDHGMGVVIGETCEIGDNVTVFQGVTLGGTGKEKGKRHPTILDDALIATGAKVLGSITVGKGSKIGAGSVVLKDVPDHSTVVGIPGRVVVQNGKKINRDLNHQDLPDPVSDRFKELEREMEKLKRELASLSRKEEQS; via the coding sequence GTGTTTTTCAAAATGCTGAAAGAAGATATTGATACTGTGTTTGATCAAGATCCTGCTGCTAGAAGCTATATTGAAGTAGTGCTAACCTATTCAGGGCTTCATGCGATTTGGGCTCATCGTATCGCGCACGCATTTTATAAACGTAAGCTGTATTTTCTTGCGCGGATCATTTCTCAGGTCAGCCGGTTTTTCACAGGGGTTGAAATTCACCCAGCGGCAACCATTGGCAGACGTTTCTTCATTGATCACGGCATGGGTGTCGTGATTGGGGAAACATGTGAAATTGGAGACAACGTCACTGTTTTCCAAGGCGTGACATTAGGGGGAACCGGGAAAGAAAAGGGAAAGCGGCATCCGACCATTTTAGACGATGCCCTCATTGCGACGGGTGCAAAGGTGCTCGGTTCCATTACAGTTGGAAAAGGATCCAAGATTGGTGCAGGGTCTGTTGTGTTAAAGGACGTCCCAGACCATTCCACTGTTGTAGGTATACCTGGGCGCGTGGTCGTTCAAAATGGAAAGAAAATCAATCGTGATCTCAACCATCAAGATTTGCCAGATCCAGTTTCCGATCGTTTTAAAGAATTGGAACGAGAAATGGAAAAGCTAAAACGTGAGCTGGCTTCATTGAGCAGAAAGGAAGAACAATCATGA